AACAATTATGGTCAAAAAAGTAGATCTTTCTAAACGCCAGATCGACTTTACTTTGCTGCACCGGAAAGCTGGAGAGGAATCATCATTTTAAGTTTTAATGGCACTTATAGATGCTTATGTATTCAATTGATCAATTACAGGATTTAATAAACAAACAGATAGCTGAAAAGCAATATCCGGATACCCCGTCGGAATTGTACGAACCGATCCAGTATATTATGTCGCTGGGCGGTAAACGAATGCGTCCGGCCCTTGTTCTGATGGCCTGCGACTTGTTTGGTGGAAGCGTTATGAAGGCGCTCGATCCCGCTGTCGGAATCGAGATATTTCATAATTTCACTTTGGTACACGATGATATCATGGATAAAGCCCCTTTACGCCGGGGGAAACAAACAGTTCACGTTAAGTGGAATGAGAATGTTGCCATACTAGCGGGCGATGTTATGCTGGTGGAGGCTTACAAACTGCTAACCCGGGTGGATGACAATATTTTAAGGAGTGCCCTGGATGTTTTCAGTACCACGGCTGCCGGGGTTTGTGAAGGTCAGCAAATCGACATGAACTTTGAACTATCAAACGGCGTAGATATATCAGGGTATCTTGAAATGATCCGCCTGAAGACCGCCGTGTTACTTGGCGGAAGCTTAAAAATAGGGGCTTTGATAGGAAATGCGCCGGAAGAGTACGCTGATTATCTTTATAAATTTGGAGAGAACCTTGGAATTGCATTCCAGCTTCAGGACGACATCCTTGATGTTTACGGCGATCCCGAAAAGTTCGGCAAACAGGTTGGGGGAGATATTCTCTCCAATAAAAAGACTTTCCTTCTTGTTAAAGCGCTTGAAATTGCTGAGGGGATTGATAAAGAAGAGCTTAATTACTGGCTGAGTTCAGAAAGCGCAGAAGCGGAAACAAAAGTGCAGTCTGTAACACAAATCTATAACAGGCTTGGGGTACGGCAGCTGGCAGAACATCAAATGAGCCAGTTTGCTGAAAAAGCACTCTCGGCCCTGGCAAAGATTGACATTCCTTCTGAAAGGAAAGATACGTTGAGAAGTTTTGCGGAGCGGCTGCTGATCAGAGAAAATTGAGAGCTATCTTCTGCTAACAAGCGTTGGGCGTTGTTAGCAGAAACCGTCATAACCAGAAAAAGCCGGAACGTGAGATCCGGCTTTTCTATTTATGCTATATTGTAGCTTATTCTGTAACGGGAGCAACTTCAGGAGCTGCAACCGGAAGAACAGAAACATATGACTTGTTATCTGCTTTCTTTTTGAAGACAACTTTTCCGTCAACCAATGCAAATAAAGTATGATCTTTACCAAGACCTACATTCTTATCGGGGTGGTGCTTAGTACCACGCTGACGAACGATGATATTTCCTGCAATAGCATCCTGACCACCAAAAATTTTGATACCTAGACGTTTGCTATGCGATTCGCGACCATTCCTGGAACTACCAACACCTTTCTTATGTGCCATGCTTTTTTATCTTTTTGAACTGAAAATCAATTCAGGTTAATACTCTTTCTTTTTACCTTCAGGATCTTATAAAGATATCCCGGTAATTTCAATTTTAGTGAACTGCTGACGGTGACCGTTTTTCTTCTTGTAACCTTTACGGCGTTTCTTCTTGAAAACAATCACTTTATCACCCTTTAAATGAGACACGATCTTAGCTGAAACTTTAGCTCCGTTCAATGCACCAGCACCTACTTTGATATCACTTCCGTCTGCAGCTAACAACACATTGTCAAATTCAATACTAGCGCCTTCATCTCCCTGTAAGCGATGTACAAAGATCTGCTGGTCTTTTGCAACTTTGAATTGCTGTCCGGCTATATTTACTATTGCGTACATTGTTAGTTATTATGTTTTTTTAAATGAGGTGCAAATATAGGAAAGTGTTTTGAAAGAAGCAAGCGCATTTGGAGAAGTTGAGAGTTAAGAGTAGAGAGTTAAAAGTACAAAGTTGAAAGTAGAGAGAGAAGAGTGGAGTGTGGAGAGTTAAAAGTACAAAGTTGAAAATAGAGAGAGAAGAGTGGAGAGTGGAGAGTTAAAAGTACAAAGTTGAAAATTTAAAGCCTAAGGTTAAAGCCAAAAGAAGCTTCTTTCAATGATGATAAACAGTTTTCAAAATTTCAACGCTTAACTTTGGGTACACGCAACCCGCAAAGTCCAACTTTCAACACGCAACCCACAACTTTCAACTTTCAACTTTCAACCTGATCGCTGCCGCCCAGCAGATGGATCAGCAACGTAAGACCGCTTACAACAAGCCCCACTCCTACCACCCCGTCCCATTTCCAGAGATGCCAGGCCTGACCGGCAACAAACGTCCCTGTAGCACCACCAATAAAATAAGAAACCATGTATACCGTGTTAAGCCGGTTCCTCGCTGCAGGATGAAGAGCGAAAATAATGGTCTGATTAGCAATATGAGTCGATTGCAGGCCAAGGTCTAAAAGTATCACTCCTATTATTAAACCAGCCATGCTTTGTGCAGAAAAACCAAAGACAATCCATGCAACAAGCATCATTGAGGTTGTGATGGTTATCAATCTTCGCTTGTTCATCCTGTCACTGATCCGGCCAACCACAGAAGCAGCAAGAGCCCCTCCTGCTCCAATAAGGCCGAATGCGCCAGCAACATCACTCCCTGCGTTAAAAGGCGGTTCCTGAAGCAGGAAAACAAGAGTGGTCCAGAACGCTCCGAATCCTGCGAATCCCAATCCTCCTCTGATTGAAGCAAGACGGAGAGAAGGTTCTGTTTTTATATATTTAACAAGCGACATCATCAGTTCTTTATAAGAACCTTTGTAATCGGGATGCACTTCCGGCAACAGCCATAACAAAGCAATCCATAAGACCACCATTACCCCGGCAGCAATAAAGAACATAGCCCGCCATCCAAAGTACTCCCCTACAATGCCACTTAAAGTACGAGAGCAAAGAATACCTATCAGCAAGCCGCTCATTACTGTGCCAATGGCCTTGCCCCTGTCTTCTGGCTTAGCAAGATGTGCGGCCATCGGAACAAACAACTGCGGAATAACAGATGTAAGACCAATTAGAAAACTGGCAACCATCAATATATGGATATTCGGCGCCATGGCGGCCATCAGCAAGGAAAAAAGGATCAGGACAAAGTCGGTAAGAATAAGCCGTTTTCTCCTTACCATATCACCTAACGGAATAATAAATAAGAGTCCCACTGCATATCCCACTTGGGTAAGCACAGCAACTGAGGAAGCTTTGGCCTCTGAAATATGGAATGAATCTGCAATTTTCCCTAAAAGAGGTTGGTTGTAATAGTTATTTGCTACAACTAAACCCGAACCGGCTGCCATAAGCCATAGGTTTGCCTTTGTTAACTGTGGCCCCGGGTCCTTTAATTTCACATCCTGCATCGTCATCTAACCTTTATACTGCTGCAAAAATAATTCATTCTCATATTCGGCCAGCGCTATTTTGTTTTTGCAATCGATAATCGGGTTATTGTTGATTCCAACCACTACACACTGTTGGATATTTCAACAATATTTTTTGAGGCGCCTTGTTCTAAAACCAAATAAAACATTGAAAAACAACTACTTAACACAAATACACATTCCTGGCATCATTATTCTTTATGTCTAGTCATCGTTAACAAATTAAAATACAGAGTCATGAAGAAATTAATGTTTTCAGCAGCAATATTAGCTTTCGCAGGGGTAACAGCATTCAGTTCGGTAAGTCATCCGGTAAACGCGACGAAAGCAGCGTTTGTTTTACAAGATACGACAGACACAACAAGTACGCCAGCCGATACAACAACTACTGATACTACGAGTACTCCAGCAGATACAACGAAAGCAAACTAAAGACACATCTACCTGTGAAAAACAGGAATGCTTATCCTTAAATTACAATTGCACAACCTTACAAAGGCTCCGCACAAGCGGGGCTTTTGTCTTTTTTATACATATAATTTCAACAATTGGTAAAAATACGTGTTTCTGAATGGTGAATATACGGCAAGAATTTTCTTCCGTTGTAATAGTATATCACCTGAAATGGTTTTAATTGTAGACGATCTCCCAGAAAATTTGCTGGGGCTAAGAAAGATACTGGAGTTGAATGGTTTTAAGGTAGATGAGGCTTATTCTGGTGAAGAAGCTTTAAAAAAAGTACTTGTAACTACCTATTCGCTCATTATACTTGACGTTCAAATGCCTGGGATGGACGGCTTTGAGGTTGCTGAAGCTCTTGCTGGTTTCAGTAAAGCAAAGGATATACCTGTCATTTTCCTTTCCGCTGTAAACACTACGAAAGAATTTATTACGCGCGGATATTTGTCCGGCGGCTACGATTATATCACAAAACCTCTTGATCCGGACATATTATTACTAAAAGCTAAAAATCTTCACAAGCTGTCACAACAGAACCTGGAATTAAAAAAGACACAGGCCGAGCTTGAAAAAGAAATTGAAGTAAGAAAAGAAGCAGAAAGAAAAAAAGATGAATTTCTAAGCATCGCCAGTCATGAGTTGAAAACCCCATTAACACGTGCCAAGGGCTACGTTCAGCTATTAAAAAAGTTCTCCACCGATCCTCAAAAAAAAGAAGACAGTATTTTGTGCCTTCAACGTACAGAAACCCAGCTGGAGAAATTAAATCTGCTGGTAGCTGGCATCCTGGATCTTTCGAATATAGAGGCCGGAAAAATGCAGTTTAAAATGGCCCCATTTAACTGCTCCGATATGATAGAGAACATACTAGAAACATTCAGCAATATTTATCCTGAGTATACCATTATCAGATCGGGTGAACTGCCTCAAACCCTGTACGCTGATAAAGATAAAATAGAGCAAGTGGTGCTTGATTTTCTTTTTAACGCAGCCAAGTACTCACAACAGTCTAAAGAGATCTACCTTAATACAACAACCGGAGGAAATAGCTTTACTGTTGAAGTGAGAGACACGGGTGTTGGTATATCTGCTGAGAAGCTGCCGCATCTCTTTCAGAAATACTACAGAGCAGAAGACTCGTACAATGAATTTCAAGGCCTCGGGATTAGTCTTTTTATTTGCTCCGTAATCATCAGGCACCATAAAGGAACCTATGGCGCAAAAAGCGTACAGAATGAAGGTTCCTCCTTTTACTTCACTATTCCGGTTGCCGGTAACGAATAGAACCTTTCATGAGTTGGTTTGAAACTTTTTTGTCAAATCGCTTATGTATCTTTGCGCCCCCATGCTAAAGGGTAAAAAATATAAAAAGTATTACAGGAGCAATCTCCGGCTGGCAATGCCAGTTGTAGTATCGCAACTTGGCCACACGCTTGTGCACACTGCTGACAGCGTAATTGTTGGCCATTTCGCCGGAACATTCGCTCTTGCGGCAGTATCGCTGGTGAACAGCACCTTTACCATCATCATGGTCGCTGGTATCGGCATCGCTTACGGTCTCACCCCACTAATTGCGCGTGAAAACGGGCGAAAGGACTACGATGAATGCGGCAGACTGTTAATCAACAGTCTGTTCATAAATATCATCACTGCCATTCTATTATTTTTACTCATTTACTTTGGACTACTCTCTGTTATCGATTTCCTCAAGCAGGATCAAAAGGTAGTCGAACTGGCAAAGCCCTATCTCGGCCTCCTGGGAATTTCCATCATACCATTAATGGTATTTAACACATTTAAACAGTTCGCCGAGGGCCTTGGATTTACCAGGCAAGCCATGGTGATATCTATAGTTGGCAACATAATCAATGTATGCCTCGGAATAACCTTCGTAAAGGGGCTGTTTGGCATTGAACCCATGGGTGTTAAGGGTGTGGGATGGAGCACCTTAATTGACCGCTCGCTGATGGCTGTAGTAATGGGAACATATGTTCTCCGTTCAGTCAATTTCAGGAAATACCTCCGCACATTTGCCCTGCAAAAAATCGACCGGCTGCGGTCTTTAAGAATTCTGAAGATTGGCGCGCCTGTAGCTTTACAATACACCTTTGAAGTAAGTGCGTTCAGCGGTGCTGCTATTCTTATGGGTACACTGGGAGCAATACAACTCGCTGCACATCAGATTGCCATTAACCTGGCTTCTGCAACGTACATGATGGCTAGCGGCATTTCTGCTGCCGCGACGATTCAAACAGCCAACAGCTATGGACGTCAGGACTTTAACGCGTTAAAAATGTCGGCTAACGCCAGCTATCACATCGTTCTCGCCTTTATGTCCGTCATGGCGCTGCTCTTCGTTGTGATGAACCAATGGCTGCCATGGGTTTACACCTCAGACTCCGCGGTCATCATCGTAGCTGCACAGCTACTGATAATCGCAGGTATATTCCAGCTTTTCGATGGTGCCCAGGTAGTGGGCCTGGGCATTCTTCGCGGGATGGGCGATGTAAACATCCCTACGGTGATCACTTTTATAGCTTACTGGATAATCGGTATTCCCCTGGGGTGGATTATGGGGATCTATCTTAATATGGGAGCTAACGGAATATGGGCCGGACTAACGCTCGGCTTGCTGGCCTCAGCTGTACTGCTGTACATTCGCTATAAGTACTTCAGTAAGCGAATATCTCAATAGCCTCATAAGCGGTTATTCTACTGCAATAAATATATCAACTTCTGCATTCTCCGGATTTACAGATTTGACGCCATACACTTCAAAATCTGCAGTGAACGATCTTCTCAGATCAGCGCTCCAGATTTTTTGCCACTCTTCGAAAACAGCACCCTGCATCAGATTTCCCTTCGCCGAAAATTTTCTATACTGTGCCTCTTCAAATGCCTTCCCTGTCATCTGGTCGGGGATTTGATCCAAGTTCTCCACACGACAGCCCAAAATAGTTGTATAGGGCCTCGTGTGATCTTTTTCGTAGTCGGTATAAATACAATAAATAGTATCATCTATTCTATTGGGGATCTTTTCAAGGATTCCGTCCGACATAAATTTCCGCCAAAGTGAGGGAATGTCTTTTCCAGACTGTCCATTCTCATTTGTCGTTCTTACGGAGATACCAATAACACTAAAAGGTCCTATTTTTTGATTATTCATTACTTTCTTTGTTGGTATGCAAAAGTATCCAGGCCAATGACAATCCTATGTCAGCATGGTAAATTAAAAATAAAGTGAATGAGCAACACGAAAAGTATTGCAATGTGCTTCTACTATATCCGTTATTCTTTTTGAGTAGCCCCCTCCCATACTCACTTGAACTGGTATTTCGTACTTCTTACATAATTCGAACACTCTGCGGTCGCGTTCTCTGCATCCCTCACGACTTAATGCAAGATGGCCCAGCTTGTCGGTAGCCAGCACGTCCACCCCCGAAAGATAGAAAACGAAATCAGGCTTCAGGCGGGAAAACAAGGGCTCAAGCGTGCTGGTTAGAATTTGCAGGTAGGCTTCGTCACCAGTACCCAGATCCAGACCTATATCAAGGTCCGACCGCTCCTTCCTGAAAGGAAAGTTCTTCTCGGCATGTATCGAAAGGGTAAACACTTCAGGAACATTCTCAAATATTTGTGCCGTTCCGTTACCCTGGTGCACATCAAGGTCAATGATTAAAACGGAAGACGCCAGCCGGTTGCTTAACAGATAATTTGCAGCCACCGCCTGATCGTTCAAAAGGCAAAACCCTTCCCCCCAATTTGACCCTGCATGATGAGTACCGCCTGCTACGTTGAATGCTACACCATATTCACGGGCATACATGCAACCATCTATCGTTCCCTGCGCGATACGTCTTTCGCGTTCCACCAGCTGCGCTGTGAGCGGAAAGCCTATGCGCCTTACTTCGCGCGGCCCTAATGTAAGATCCCTAAGATTTTCCCAGTATTCTTTCTCATGGGTTAGAAGGATTATATCTTCGGCAACTGCAGCACTTGAGAAAATATTTTCTTCTGTTATCAAGCCTTCGTATAATAGCTGACCGGGGATGAGCTCATATTTTAGCATTGGGAAACGGTGCCCTTCAGGCAATGGGTGGGCATATATCGGATCAAAAGCTATCTTTAACACAATTGCAAAATACAAATTGATATCCGTGAAAAGCAAACGACAAATGAATCTCAGTACATCGTTTAAAAAAACAGATTTGTTTCCTGTGCTCTCATTGTCGTGCGGACCTGTCCAGAACCGTTCCAGGCTATCTTCGGTGCAGACTGCCGCTCGCTCCGTTGCTTCCAAGGTATTTATCGAAGAAGCACAAGACACGATATAGCATGGTAGCTAAGTGGTGGCTTTCCTGTCCGAAGCCTTTCTGAAGCGGGTGCGAAGCGCACCCTGAAATTTCAAATGCGTTTAATCTTCACTTTCGGCACGCTAAGCAAAGATTGACTCGGAATTTGAGTAACTTTGCTACTGTCTGTTGAAAAGATACCGACAGCTAAAACTTAAAAATGGATTATAAATTAGGTGAATTCGTCCGCTTTGTGGACGAAAAGAGAGAAGGATATATTACACGCATCTTCAGTGATGATATGATTGGCGTTACCGGAGACGACGATTTCGAGATTCCGGTTCCGGCAAATAAGGTGACCAGGGTGCATGGCCATGTGTATGAGCAGCAAGTTACCGATCAGAATGCAGCTCAAAATGTGGCCCCTTCTGCAGCTTTTGAAACAAAGGGTATATATCTCGCTGTCGCTCCCGACCAACGAAAGGGCTCGGTGGTTTACTTTCATCTTGTAAATAGCACTTCTTTTCAATTGCTGATCACACTGGTTACTGAAAAAGGAAAAGAACTGAAAGGTGAATTCGCTGGTATTATTAATCCAGCTTCATCAACGAGAATATTTACAGCTTCGCTATCCGAGCTGGATATGTGGCCAACCTTCCACTTGCAGGCGCTTTACTTTACAACTCAAAACATCGCCCTTCCAGAACCACTAAAGATTAAAGAAAAATTTAAAGCTAAAGATTTCGCTGGAGCCAAAAAACCGGTCCCTTTGTTAAAACAAGATGCATGGCTTATACGTCTCGACGAGGAGGACCTTGTTATCGATCCTGTGAAACTGAAGGAAAGCTTTTTCAAAGCCCCCGAAGTAAAGAAGGAAATCGCAAAACCACTTCAGGAAGTGGATCTCCATATCGAAAAACTGCGCGACGACCACCAGTTTCTTAGCAAAACCGAAATATTAAAGATCCAGCTGGAACACTTTAAGAAATCGCTTGACGCTGCTATCGTTCATAAACTTCAATCCATTATTTTTATACATGGCGCAGGCAATGGAACGTTGCGAATGGAAATCCATAAAAGCGTTGGCCGGAACCCTCATGTTAAAACGTTCATGGATGCCAGGAAAGAGAAATTTGGGTATGGCGCCACGGAGGTGATACTTAAATAGTGGAAAATTGACAAGGGACAGTGGACAATGGACAGTTGACGATGGACAAGGGACAGTGGACTTTATAGCCGTATTACAATACAGATATTTTTGAGAATAAATTAGGAATACATGCCAGAGTACGAAACACGCAAGGACGTCCCCTCGAAGAAGAAGTTTTTTTACCCTGTGATCGACCCTTTACATGATTATCTTTTAAAGTATAACAGGGAAATTAAATTGCCGGTGCAATATTCTGACCTTCTCAGGTTCCAGATGAGTACGCCCTTACTTGATAAGAGCGGGAACGACACACTCTGGCAAACTGTGTATTACGATCAGCATGAGATGAACGAACTTTTTCCCAGTCTGGTTAATATTTACGTTCTGATGTGCGCCGATGGAGATATACAGGTGGCAGACAACCTGACAATTGCCCAGATCGACTACTGCACCTTCGGGAATTCCAAACCGTTTCGCATCAGGGTGATCAACAGGTTTAACGATAACTACGACTATATCTATGTCAAGATAGCTGATGCTTCAAGGATATACGGGCTTGAGCTCGAACACATTTTATCCCCAAACCGTATCACCTACTTAACCGATGGTGATACTTTGATTGAAGAGCATATTTCGGGTTTGCCTGGAGATGTTTTTATTAATCAACGATTGAATACATCGAAGTTTAACCAAATTCGTATTTGCAAAGAGTTTGTGAAGTTCAATGAGCGCTGCTTTATAAGACTTTTAGGCGATATGCGCTCTTACAACTATGTTGTGCATATTACTCCCGACATAGAGGGAAACCAGTACCGGATGCGGGCTATAGACTTTGACCAGCAGTCGTATGAAGGCCGCCGTAATTTCTACCTTCCCCATTTTTTCAAAGAGAACAATAAGCTAGTGCTGCTCGGCATTAAGCACATGGATAAATCTACCATGCGACAGTACCAGGAAGAGGAACGAAGCTTGATAAATAACCGTATGCGGCTGGTTCATTACCGGCTAAAAGATTTGCTGGATGTGATGAAGATCCAGGAGATCTCACCTAAAGAAAAAGTACAGAGGCTGGCAGGCGAATTAAGCGACTACCACAAAAGAGACTCGTTTAAAAAATGTCAAAGTATGGGCGAGTTGGTACAAGAGCAATTAAATGTATTTTTTGAAAAAAGACCGTAACACCGGACAAAATTTCATTTTGCCAGATACAGTTTTAACAAAACTTTAGTCTGAATTGTTAATTTCAGAGGTGTTTTTGTTCTGAAATCCCTCTAAAATCCCCTAAAACGCAAATATGTGATGGAAGTCACAATACTAAAACTGCTATTTTTTGTTAATTCTACGATAAGTGATCGCGGTATTTTGCATCTTTTTTAAAGGAAATTTAACAATGGGAGCGAGTGTTTAAATATTTACTAAAAGTGCTCTCAGGTATCAAAAAACGCAACTTTCGGCTCCTCTGAAACGTTTTAGTAATAAACTAATATACCTAAATATTAAATATTATGAAAGCTTTAAAAACTATTATTATTGCATTCTGTATAACATTTTCTTTTGGCGCCTTTTCTAAAGATGACGGAGCTAAAGATCAAAAACTAAGTATGAACTATGCAGTTCAAACTTATATAGATGCCATTACTCAGGGAAAGGTAAAATCACTTGGGGAAGTATTAGACAACGATGTGAAGTTTACTATGACTCAGGGCGAAAAGATTGTCAACTTCAACAGGAATGAGATGCTGAACGCTCTTAAAGGATCGGAAAACATCATGCAGAACTGCAAAACAAATTATGCCGTGGTTGAACAAAACGACTCTCAGTCTATTGTTAAAGTAACCATGAGCTACGATGTGTTTACAAGGATTAACTACGTAACCATCACACACACCAGCAAGGGGTGGAAGATTACTAATGTTTCCAGCGTATTCAATTAAATTCGATAAACATTAGTAAAAAAAAGAGGGGACATCGACATGATGTCCCCTCTTTTTTTACACAATTTTTTTTACACAATCACTTACTTAAGCGGCTGATCCCTCCGTAATAGTTTCGGCTGCAGCAGCTGTTTGGGCATCATTCTTTTCAACACGCAGATTTCTTACGATGTGCTGCTGCCTGTCGGGCGTGTTTTTACCCATAAAATATTCAAGCAATGCATGTATGTTGGCTTCTTTCAGAATTACCGGTTCCAGCCTGATGTCTTTTCCAATAAACAAACCGAACTCGTCGGGAGAGATTTCTCCTAGTCCTTTAAATCGGGTGATTTCTGGTCGTGTCCCCAGTTTGCTGATTGCTTGCTGCCGCTCTTCGTCACTGTAGCAATAAATTGTTTCTTTCTTGTTGCGTACCCTGAACAGAGGGGTTTGCAAAATGGAAACGTGCCCCCCCTTTACCAGATCAGGAAAGAACTGAAGGAAAAAGGTCATCATCAGGAGTCTTATATGCATACCATCCACATCGGCATCAGTAGCAATCACTATGTTGTTATACCTTAATCCATCGAGGCCGTCTTCAATATTAAGCGCATGCTGAAGAAGATTAAACTCTTCGTTCTCATATACAACTTTCTTTGTAAGTCCGAAACAGTTAAGGGGCTTTCCTTTAAGGCTGAACACTGCCTGAGTCATAACGTCTCTCGATTTAGTGATAGAGCCACTGGCAGAATCACCCTCCGTTATGAATAAGGTCGTCTCCTGACGTCGTTCATGGCTATCTTCAAAATGAAGCTTGCAATCCCTTAGCTTTCTATTGTGCAACGATGCCTTCTTTGCCCGTTCATTGGCAAGTTTCTTAATCCCTGCGATATCCTTGCGCTCCCGTTCCGACTGCAGTATCCTCTTTAACATTGCGTCGGCAGTCTGCGGGTTTTGAAGCAGGTAATCATCAAGTTCCTTCTTTACAAAGTCGTTGATAAAACCTCTCACAGAGGGTCCATCGGGACCAACATTCAGCGAACCAAGCTTTGTCTTTGTTTGCGATTCGAAAACAGGCTCCTGTATCCTTACGGAAATAGCAGCAACTATCGAAGCCCGAACATCTGAAGCATCAAATTCTTTCTTGAATCTTTCCCTTATCGTTTTCACTACAGCTTCACGAAATGCCGCCTGATGCGTTCCTCCCTGCGTGGTATGCTGGCCGTTAACAAATGAATAATATTCCTCGCCATATTGCTGACCGTGGGTCATGGCGATTTCAATATCCTCACCCTTTAAATGAATAATCGGATACCGTATATGGTCGGCATCTGTATTCTTGGAGAGCAAGTCGTGAAGCCCTTTCTCCGAAAAATACTTCTGACCGTTAAAGTTTATAGTAAGGCCGGCGTTCAGAAAAACATAATTCCAGATCATGTTTTCTACAAACTCGGGAATGAAACGGTAGTGCCTGAAAATGGTATCGTCTGGAATAAACGAAATAGCTGTCCCATTACGCTGGGTCGTGTCTTTCTCAGGCTCGTCCCTCACCAGCTCTCCCTTACTAAACTCAGCAACCTTTGTTCTTCCGTCACGATAGGATTGAACAGTGAAGGTTGCAGATAAAGCATTCACAGCCTTTGTACCCACGCCATTAAGTCCGACTGATTTCTGAAAGGCCTTGGAATCATATTTACCTCCTGTATTGATCCTTGAGACACAATCTATAACCTTCCCTAAGGGAATACCACGACCATAATCGCGTATTGAAACTTTATGCTCAGAAATGCTGATTTCAATAGTTCTGCCAGCCCCCATAACAAACTCGTCGATGGAGTTGTCAACTATTTCTTTTAATAAAACATAAATACCATCATCATAAGCAGACCCGTCG
The window above is part of the Arcticibacter tournemirensis genome. Proteins encoded here:
- the rpmA gene encoding 50S ribosomal protein L27, which produces MAHKKGVGSSRNGRESHSKRLGIKIFGGQDAIAGNIIVRQRGTKHHPDKNVGLGKDHTLFALVDGKVVFKKKADNKSYVSVLPVAAPEVAPVTE
- a CDS encoding entericidin — protein: MKKLMFSAAILAFAGVTAFSSVSHPVNATKAAFVLQDTTDTTSTPADTTTTDTTSTPADTTKAN
- a CDS encoding MATE family efflux transporter produces the protein MLKGKKYKKYYRSNLRLAMPVVVSQLGHTLVHTADSVIVGHFAGTFALAAVSLVNSTFTIIMVAGIGIAYGLTPLIARENGRKDYDECGRLLINSLFINIITAILLFLLIYFGLLSVIDFLKQDQKVVELAKPYLGLLGISIIPLMVFNTFKQFAEGLGFTRQAMVISIVGNIINVCLGITFVKGLFGIEPMGVKGVGWSTLIDRSLMAVVMGTYVLRSVNFRKYLRTFALQKIDRLRSLRILKIGAPVALQYTFEVSAFSGAAILMGTLGAIQLAAHQIAINLASATYMMASGISAAATIQTANSYGRQDFNALKMSANASYHIVLAFMSVMALLFVVMNQWLPWVYTSDSAVIIVAAQLLIIAGIFQLFDGAQVVGLGILRGMGDVNIPTVITFIAYWIIGIPLGWIMGIYLNMGANGIWAGLTLGLLASAVLLYIRYKYFSKRISQ
- a CDS encoding polyprenyl synthetase family protein, with protein sequence MYSIDQLQDLINKQIAEKQYPDTPSELYEPIQYIMSLGGKRMRPALVLMACDLFGGSVMKALDPAVGIEIFHNFTLVHDDIMDKAPLRRGKQTVHVKWNENVAILAGDVMLVEAYKLLTRVDDNILRSALDVFSTTAAGVCEGQQIDMNFELSNGVDISGYLEMIRLKTAVLLGGSLKIGALIGNAPEEYADYLYKFGENLGIAFQLQDDILDVYGDPEKFGKQVGGDILSNKKTFLLVKALEIAEGIDKEELNYWLSSESAEAETKVQSVTQIYNRLGVRQLAEHQMSQFAEKALSALAKIDIPSERKDTLRSFAERLLIREN
- a CDS encoding GyrI-like domain-containing protein, whose translation is MNNQKIGPFSVIGISVRTTNENGQSGKDIPSLWRKFMSDGILEKIPNRIDDTIYCIYTDYEKDHTRPYTTILGCRVENLDQIPDQMTGKAFEEAQYRKFSAKGNLMQGAVFEEWQKIWSADLRRSFTADFEVYGVKSVNPENAEVDIFIAVE
- the rplU gene encoding 50S ribosomal protein L21; translation: MYAIVNIAGQQFKVAKDQQIFVHRLQGDEGASIEFDNVLLAADGSDIKVGAGALNGAKVSAKIVSHLKGDKVIVFKKKRRKGYKKKNGHRQQFTKIEITGISL
- a CDS encoding hybrid sensor histidine kinase/response regulator, producing the protein MVLIVDDLPENLLGLRKILELNGFKVDEAYSGEEALKKVLVTTYSLIILDVQMPGMDGFEVAEALAGFSKAKDIPVIFLSAVNTTKEFITRGYLSGGYDYITKPLDPDILLLKAKNLHKLSQQNLELKKTQAELEKEIEVRKEAERKKDEFLSIASHELKTPLTRAKGYVQLLKKFSTDPQKKEDSILCLQRTETQLEKLNLLVAGILDLSNIEAGKMQFKMAPFNCSDMIENILETFSNIYPEYTIIRSGELPQTLYADKDKIEQVVLDFLFNAAKYSQQSKEIYLNTTTGGNSFTVEVRDTGVGISAEKLPHLFQKYYRAEDSYNEFQGLGISLFICSVIIRHHKGTYGAKSVQNEGSSFYFTIPVAGNE
- a CDS encoding MFS transporter; this encodes MQDVKLKDPGPQLTKANLWLMAAGSGLVVANNYYNQPLLGKIADSFHISEAKASSVAVLTQVGYAVGLLFIIPLGDMVRRKRLILTDFVLILFSLLMAAMAPNIHILMVASFLIGLTSVIPQLFVPMAAHLAKPEDRGKAIGTVMSGLLIGILCSRTLSGIVGEYFGWRAMFFIAAGVMVVLWIALLWLLPEVHPDYKGSYKELMMSLVKYIKTEPSLRLASIRGGLGFAGFGAFWTTLVFLLQEPPFNAGSDVAGAFGLIGAGGALAASVVGRISDRMNKRRLITITTSMMLVAWIVFGFSAQSMAGLIIGVILLDLGLQSTHIANQTIIFALHPAARNRLNTVYMVSYFIGGATGTFVAGQAWHLWKWDGVVGVGLVVSGLTLLIHLLGGSDQVES
- a CDS encoding histone deacetylase, with translation MEATERAAVCTEDSLERFWTGPHDNESTGNKSVFLNDVLRFICRLLFTDINLYFAIVLKIAFDPIYAHPLPEGHRFPMLKYELIPGQLLYEGLITEENIFSSAAVAEDIILLTHEKEYWENLRDLTLGPREVRRIGFPLTAQLVERERRIAQGTIDGCMYAREYGVAFNVAGGTHHAGSNWGEGFCLLNDQAVAANYLLSNRLASSVLIIDLDVHQGNGTAQIFENVPEVFTLSIHAEKNFPFRKERSDLDIGLDLGTGDEAYLQILTSTLEPLFSRLKPDFVFYLSGVDVLATDKLGHLALSREGCRERDRRVFELCKKYEIPVQVSMGGGYSKRITDIVEAHCNTFRVAHSLYF